The following are from one region of the Streptomyces rubrogriseus genome:
- a CDS encoding FtsK/SpoIIIE domain-containing protein, giving the protein MKLASAASAGVTWPSWVLVVAAVLVSGLLLAGPALRRRYPVAWWLLCGFPGVTFRVVQTWRPLMAGCGLAVSRRPALTVVSGLVGKGAPPPPPQPRVPRRGLIRPTVGGFVLLVRLLPGQVPEQFVKAAPAMAENWQVHVVRVSAWKPGVVRIVVSAADPLADPQVPKQRGPGHLLRVTVGALETGAAWVVDLRRVPHWLIVGATRSGKSTLINTLVAGLAPQPVALVGIDCKGGMELSLYEPRLSALATNREQAVRLLAALVDLTLDRMTVCRAARVRNIWGLSDKKRPVPVVVIVDEIAELFLVASRNEKEEAHAAGTALIRLAQLGAALGVFLVVAGQRVGSDLGPGVTALRAQLGGRVCHRVADPGTAEMALGDLNPDALKAAQAIVPEQAGTAVLASGDGWERARSHLITEAEAEAVAAEYAHLTPLLSELHVEAP; this is encoded by the coding sequence ATGAAACTGGCCTCCGCCGCTTCGGCCGGTGTGACCTGGCCGAGCTGGGTTCTGGTGGTGGCCGCAGTGCTGGTGTCGGGTCTGCTTCTGGCGGGCCCGGCCCTGCGCCGCCGCTACCCCGTGGCCTGGTGGTTGTTATGCGGCTTCCCGGGCGTGACCTTCCGGGTCGTGCAGACCTGGCGGCCCCTTATGGCCGGTTGCGGGCTCGCTGTAAGTCGTCGGCCGGCGCTGACCGTCGTATCCGGACTCGTCGGCAAAGGTGCGCCACCGCCACCGCCACAGCCGCGGGTGCCTCGGCGAGGGCTCATTCGTCCGACCGTCGGCGGCTTCGTACTGCTCGTGCGATTGCTGCCGGGTCAGGTGCCGGAGCAGTTCGTCAAGGCCGCTCCTGCCATGGCAGAGAACTGGCAAGTGCACGTGGTGCGGGTGAGTGCCTGGAAACCGGGGGTCGTGCGGATCGTCGTCTCGGCGGCCGACCCGTTGGCCGATCCGCAGGTGCCGAAGCAGCGAGGGCCCGGCCACCTGCTCCGCGTGACCGTGGGAGCCCTGGAGACCGGGGCCGCTTGGGTGGTCGACCTGCGACGTGTGCCGCACTGGCTGATCGTCGGGGCCACCCGTTCCGGGAAGTCGACCCTGATCAACACGCTCGTGGCGGGGCTCGCCCCGCAACCCGTCGCCCTGGTCGGCATCGACTGCAAGGGCGGCATGGAACTGTCCCTCTACGAACCGCGACTGTCCGCTCTCGCGACCAACCGGGAGCAAGCCGTCCGGTTGCTGGCCGCTCTCGTCGACCTGACCCTCGACCGGATGACGGTCTGCCGGGCGGCTCGGGTCCGGAACATCTGGGGCCTGTCCGACAAGAAGCGCCCGGTACCAGTCGTCGTGATCGTCGACGAGATCGCGGAACTCTTCCTCGTAGCGAGCCGGAACGAGAAGGAGGAAGCGCATGCGGCCGGTACGGCGCTGATCCGGCTCGCCCAGCTCGGGGCAGCACTCGGAGTCTTCCTCGTCGTGGCCGGTCAACGCGTCGGCTCCGACCTCGGACCCGGAGTCACGGCCCTGCGGGCGCAACTGGGTGGACGGGTGTGTCACCGCGTGGCCGACCCCGGTACGGCCGAGATGGCGCTTGGCGACCTCAACCCCGACGCGCTGAAAGCGGCGCAAGCCATCGTCCCCGAACAGGCCGGTACAGCCGTCCTCGCATCCGGCGACGGATGGGAACGGGCCCGCTCCCACCTGATCACGGAAGCAGAGGCGGAAGCAGTCGCCGCCGAGTACGCACACCTGACTCCCCTCCTGTCCGAACTGCACGTCGAAGCGCCGTGA
- a CDS encoding SCO3933 family regulatory protein encodes MASLPIDTAKYTGIICAVPPTPRVANRETGQLRVDRETGKTVYQVGLCLMAGASADVVNVSVAGEPAGVQLGMPVAVRDLVATPWENDGRHGVAFRAAEIRPLSAPATPAGKGAGQ; translated from the coding sequence GTGGCAAGCCTTCCGATCGACACCGCGAAGTACACGGGGATCATCTGTGCCGTACCCCCGACTCCGCGGGTCGCCAACCGTGAGACCGGTCAGCTCCGCGTCGACCGTGAGACGGGCAAGACCGTGTATCAGGTCGGCCTCTGCCTGATGGCGGGGGCGTCGGCCGACGTCGTGAACGTGAGCGTGGCCGGGGAGCCGGCCGGTGTGCAGCTCGGCATGCCGGTGGCGGTGCGGGACCTGGTCGCCACACCGTGGGAGAACGACGGGCGGCACGGTGTTGCGTTCCGTGCGGCGGAGATCCGGCCCCTGAGCGCTCCCGCCACTCCGGCAGGTAAGGGGGCCGGGCAGTGA
- a CDS encoding GntR family transcriptional regulator yields MPPKNTQPKYRQIADYLREGILDGTFAAGQPLPSEEALAKQFGVTRPTVRQGLSELRASGLVEAIMGRGTFARSPHSRPSHTRPRGVRRTPDGRYVEADGIRWTDAEPPVATRTDAPLALADLLRIPPGEPMFTYDALQTADHGHLRQLHRTYVPFSVLVDTKYEEEAPPPAPELYTALADLGHELHFTEYVRTRMPLPDQAQALRLTDGIPLLHVIRVTLTEPDKPLALEEFHLPGDELEISFKL; encoded by the coding sequence ATGCCGCCGAAGAACACGCAGCCGAAGTACCGGCAGATCGCCGACTACCTGCGCGAAGGCATCTTGGACGGCACCTTCGCCGCCGGCCAACCCCTACCGTCGGAAGAGGCATTGGCCAAGCAGTTCGGCGTGACGCGCCCCACAGTCCGCCAGGGGCTCAGCGAGCTACGGGCGTCAGGTCTCGTCGAGGCCATCATGGGCCGAGGCACCTTCGCCCGCTCCCCCCACAGCCGACCCAGCCACACGCGCCCTCGCGGCGTACGCCGCACTCCGGACGGCCGCTACGTCGAGGCCGACGGCATCCGCTGGACGGACGCCGAACCACCGGTAGCCACCCGCACCGACGCCCCGCTAGCCCTGGCGGATCTACTCCGTATCCCGCCGGGCGAGCCGATGTTCACGTACGACGCCCTGCAGACCGCGGACCACGGCCACTTGCGCCAACTCCACCGGACCTACGTGCCGTTCTCAGTACTCGTCGACACCAAGTACGAGGAAGAGGCACCGCCGCCGGCGCCAGAGCTCTACACCGCGCTCGCCGACCTGGGCCACGAACTCCACTTCACTGAGTACGTACGCACCCGCATGCCCCTGCCGGACCAGGCCCAAGCCTTGCGGCTCACTGACGGAATTCCGCTGCTGCACGTCATCCGCGTGACCCTCACCGAGCCCGACAAGCCCCTCGCACTGGAGGAGTTCCACCTTCCAGGCGATGAGCTGGAAATCTCGTTCAAGCTGTAA
- a CDS encoding ATP-binding protein encodes MSNGDEERGPADILHLEVHPSVVFKLGEDLITDSMQALIELVKNSYDADATWADIVINTGLANSEHPIQPSIVIKDNGSGMTIEQIRRGWLTISNSVKREMKERGLSTRLGRTPLGDKGLGRLGAQRLGDVVTIVTKPSGDDAEHEITIDWRDFLSKSSLNDVDLRLLTRSTQETSGTTLTVTQLREPKQWRDAAKSGPEGSTSALQKELSVLISPYGDERGLKILLRVDEERIDLYDLPSRVRNAAEVRYLLNYANGKLDIVGEASLAYWAPQEKGRAVDRAAFDSLLQADSGDRFLDWLRTRRPKQMQAFNCHAAEGAYFLQAQRSIELGALDDVALHRSKEGDFPADPGPFRGEVDYITLGQGHPEAFNNRSEFRNYLKSLAGIRVYRDGFGVRMDEDWLGLRKAQTSGKSFYGLRPENTLGFIDISARQNAQLVETTDREGFADTPHYRNLMGLLQGWRSFTEQFQTFIRRAYNDYRQEVEVISTGVDPTASSEVLIQHVEDTRTRTIVSAKQRLRTLRNEAEATAKSHERVASELDASQRSLFAGSIDPAIAQELSNLQAGDKRTGQSVTEIEEIVESLESERAVLQILRDQSDQLRAQLAQAWETVSLGLTAEAVSHEVAHVADGVSVRSAQIRRHLTEVEIADRRLSNYIQYVQSAASALKRQIAHLNPSLRYMRERREKISLAEFCGDLADYHRDRWSKGPLSFSVEVPRDFTIEVNRGKLTQILDNLLLNSEYWLLQDHRVGSQESPAVSLLIDEPYLIFSDNGRGIDRSVESTLFEPFVSFKKRGEGRGLGLYVVTQLLDSEGCGIELTPDRNSHGRLYRFQINLGGMRVDA; translated from the coding sequence GTGTCGAACGGTGACGAGGAACGCGGGCCTGCGGATATTCTTCATCTTGAGGTTCATCCGTCCGTGGTCTTCAAACTTGGCGAGGACCTCATCACGGATTCCATGCAAGCTTTGATTGAGCTAGTTAAAAATTCCTATGACGCGGACGCGACGTGGGCAGATATTGTCATCAATACAGGGTTGGCTAACTCCGAGCATCCAATCCAGCCATCGATTGTCATCAAAGACAACGGGTCAGGAATGACCATCGAGCAAATTAGGCGTGGCTGGCTCACGATCAGCAACTCTGTTAAGCGTGAAATGAAAGAGCGAGGACTTTCCACACGCCTGGGCAGGACCCCTCTGGGAGATAAAGGGCTGGGCCGTCTGGGCGCACAGAGACTCGGTGACGTTGTCACCATTGTTACGAAGCCAAGCGGAGACGATGCTGAACACGAAATCACCATTGACTGGCGTGATTTCCTAAGCAAGTCGTCACTCAACGATGTCGATCTTCGTCTACTGACTCGATCAACGCAGGAAACCTCTGGAACCACTCTGACCGTTACGCAGTTGCGGGAGCCGAAGCAATGGCGTGATGCGGCTAAGAGCGGACCCGAAGGCAGTACCTCTGCCTTGCAGAAAGAACTGTCCGTATTGATCTCACCGTATGGCGATGAGAGAGGACTCAAAATTCTTCTTCGGGTCGATGAAGAGCGCATCGATCTATATGACCTACCCTCACGTGTCCGCAACGCAGCCGAGGTTAGGTATCTACTCAACTACGCAAACGGTAAACTAGACATCGTTGGGGAAGCTTCTCTGGCCTATTGGGCTCCCCAAGAAAAGGGCAGAGCGGTAGACCGAGCCGCGTTTGATTCCCTTCTTCAGGCCGACTCAGGCGACAGATTCTTGGACTGGCTGCGAACTCGCCGGCCCAAGCAGATGCAGGCGTTCAATTGCCATGCCGCCGAAGGGGCATATTTTCTACAGGCCCAAAGGTCGATCGAGCTGGGAGCTCTCGACGATGTGGCGCTGCACCGCTCGAAAGAGGGCGACTTTCCCGCCGATCCCGGCCCATTTCGTGGTGAGGTAGATTACATTACTCTGGGGCAAGGGCACCCTGAAGCATTCAATAATCGTAGCGAGTTCCGCAATTATCTAAAAAGCCTTGCGGGCATCAGGGTGTACCGCGACGGCTTTGGCGTGCGAATGGACGAAGATTGGCTAGGGCTGCGAAAGGCGCAGACTAGCGGGAAGTCCTTTTATGGTCTACGTCCTGAGAATACGCTCGGGTTCATCGACATCTCCGCTCGACAGAATGCGCAACTGGTTGAAACGACAGACCGTGAAGGTTTCGCTGATACGCCACATTATCGAAATCTAATGGGCCTCCTGCAGGGCTGGCGTTCTTTCACCGAGCAATTTCAGACATTCATTCGCCGTGCCTATAATGACTATCGTCAGGAAGTCGAGGTCATCAGCACTGGCGTAGATCCGACGGCGAGTTCGGAAGTCTTGATTCAGCACGTTGAAGACACTCGGACTCGCACTATTGTATCGGCCAAGCAGCGGCTTAGGACGTTACGCAATGAGGCCGAAGCAACTGCCAAGAGCCATGAGCGCGTGGCGAGCGAACTTGATGCAAGTCAGCGGTCACTCTTTGCTGGGTCAATCGACCCAGCCATTGCCCAAGAGTTGTCAAACCTGCAAGCTGGGGATAAGCGAACTGGCCAGTCGGTCACTGAAATCGAAGAGATCGTTGAATCACTCGAATCTGAGCGCGCTGTACTCCAAATTCTTCGAGACCAATCGGACCAACTCCGCGCACAGCTTGCCCAGGCCTGGGAAACCGTATCTCTGGGACTCACAGCCGAGGCCGTCTCTCACGAGGTGGCTCACGTTGCCGACGGGGTTTCGGTGAGGAGTGCACAGATCCGCCGGCACCTTACTGAGGTGGAGATCGCGGATAGACGCCTCTCGAACTATATTCAGTACGTCCAGTCAGCAGCTAGTGCTCTGAAGCGCCAGATCGCTCACCTCAACCCGTCGCTGCGCTACATGAGAGAACGCAGGGAAAAGATCTCGCTTGCTGAATTTTGCGGAGACCTAGCGGATTATCATCGCGATAGGTGGAGTAAGGGGCCGCTCTCTTTCAGTGTTGAAGTGCCGCGTGACTTCACGATCGAGGTGAACAGGGGAAAGCTGACTCAAATCCTGGATAACTTGCTACTCAATAGCGAGTATTGGCTCCTCCAGGATCACAGGGTGGGTTCCCAAGAGTCTCCTGCTGTCTCGCTCTTGATCGACGAGCCCTACCTGATCTTTAGCGATAACGGTCGCGGTATCGATCGAAGCGTAGAGTCGACGCTCTTCGAACCCTTTGTCTCGTTTAAAAAGCGGGGGGAAGGAAGAGGGCTCGGGCTCTATGTTGTGACGCAGTTGCTTGACTCTGAGGGATGCGGAATTGAGCTAACGCCGGACCGTAATAGCCACGGTCGGTTGTATAGATTTCAGATCAACCTGGGGGGGATGCGTGTTGATGCATGA
- a CDS encoding TRM11 family methyltransferase, translating into MRLTPQIEEALASKLRERAALAPEFWSFSGRSRREAGHGIFAYPAMMVPQLQGALLEDVQAVDSTVSSVIDPFMGSGTVMLESVSRGLSFSGTDINPLAVLLATVKSRVYEPELLIRVRQRIALRVTADLSDELAVDFHNRDKWFRADVARDLSKLKRAISAERRKPIRQAFWVAMAETIRLVSNSRTSTVKLHSYKIEEIAARQIDTIDTFLRISAAQIEQLKDQAEALTRGLRANPTLTISCNVADARSVPTQRTKAAADILMTSPPYGDNVTTVTYGQHSYLPLQWIDASDVPGMRQELLENTRSIDSISLGGKLKGALDWADDLQSKSPAFAICLDQLRSHPRNAQSRFIAFVRDLDESLDAITAHLRSNAWMFWTLGERKISGVSVPTVAIVRDLLVSRGSRHIETLERKIPGGTKRMAYRNASVETMNTESVLVMRGPCYADPDSRS; encoded by the coding sequence GTGAGGCTAACCCCGCAGATTGAGGAGGCGCTGGCTTCCAAGCTCCGTGAACGGGCCGCGTTGGCACCGGAGTTCTGGTCATTCTCGGGACGCTCACGTCGCGAGGCCGGCCACGGCATTTTTGCCTATCCGGCAATGATGGTGCCTCAGCTGCAGGGAGCCCTGCTGGAGGACGTACAAGCCGTAGATTCAACCGTTTCCTCTGTTATTGATCCTTTTATGGGGTCAGGCACTGTCATGCTTGAGTCAGTGAGTCGCGGGCTTTCCTTTTCAGGCACAGATATCAACCCGCTAGCTGTGCTTCTTGCAACCGTGAAGTCACGGGTATACGAGCCCGAATTGCTGATCCGGGTTCGTCAGAGAATTGCACTGCGTGTGACGGCGGACTTAAGTGACGAGCTGGCAGTAGATTTTCACAATAGAGATAAATGGTTCCGGGCGGACGTGGCTCGCGATTTGTCGAAGCTCAAGAGGGCAATTTCTGCGGAACGACGAAAGCCGATTCGCCAGGCTTTCTGGGTGGCGATGGCGGAGACCATCCGGCTTGTGAGTAATAGCCGGACGTCCACAGTCAAACTACATTCCTACAAAATAGAGGAAATTGCAGCACGCCAGATCGATACGATCGACACGTTCCTGCGAATCTCGGCGGCGCAGATTGAGCAGCTAAAAGATCAGGCAGAAGCATTGACCAGAGGATTGCGGGCAAATCCAACGCTTACAATCTCATGCAATGTTGCCGACGCTAGAAGCGTGCCCACGCAGAGAACTAAAGCCGCGGCTGACATCCTTATGACGTCCCCACCGTACGGTGACAATGTTACTACGGTCACCTATGGGCAGCACAGCTATCTTCCACTTCAATGGATCGATGCAAGTGACGTACCGGGTATGCGTCAAGAGCTGCTTGAAAATACCCGATCAATCGATTCAATCAGCCTTGGCGGAAAACTTAAAGGCGCGCTTGATTGGGCTGACGACTTGCAGAGCAAGTCGCCTGCGTTCGCAATTTGCCTAGATCAGCTGCGAAGCCATCCACGAAACGCACAGTCGAGATTTATCGCTTTTGTTCGCGACCTTGATGAGTCATTGGACGCTATCACGGCGCATTTGCGGAGCAATGCTTGGATGTTCTGGACCCTCGGCGAGCGGAAAATTAGCGGGGTCTCGGTCCCCACGGTCGCCATCGTGCGAGACCTATTGGTGTCTCGCGGATCTCGACACATCGAAACGCTCGAGAGGAAAATTCCCGGCGGGACAAAAAGAATGGCCTACCGGAATGCAAGCGTTGAGACCATGAACACCGAAAGCGTTTTGGTCATGCGTGGTCCTTGTTACGCTGACCCCGACTCTCGCTCATAG
- a CDS encoding bifunctional DNA primase/polymerase gives MEWLSEATDDPALRREIWADDPRRPSLVPTGRLFDVLSVEERLGLEMFDRLQRSGMPFGPSVADRKAQRVGFFLGSDSRETFAFYLGRETSSPPPFRYLGDGSAVVVPGPTPLSDDRYQWLRAPTRRPEANPLRPVALATALVASGELLARIDRFDELYPTPYEAVAALPEETDR, from the coding sequence ATGGAGTGGCTGTCCGAAGCCACGGACGACCCGGCCCTGCGCCGGGAGATCTGGGCGGACGATCCCCGCAGGCCCAGTCTGGTGCCGACCGGCCGGCTCTTCGACGTGCTGAGCGTGGAAGAGCGTCTCGGGCTGGAGATGTTCGACCGTCTCCAGCGCAGCGGAATGCCTTTCGGGCCATCGGTCGCCGATCGCAAGGCCCAACGGGTCGGCTTCTTCCTCGGCTCGGACAGCCGCGAGACCTTCGCGTTCTACCTCGGACGGGAAACGTCGTCTCCACCGCCGTTCCGCTACCTCGGCGACGGCAGTGCGGTCGTTGTACCCGGCCCCACTCCTCTGTCCGACGACCGCTACCAGTGGCTCCGCGCCCCCACGCGCCGACCGGAGGCAAACCCCCTGCGCCCGGTCGCTCTCGCAACCGCGTTGGTTGCGTCCGGAGAACTCCTCGCCAGGATCGATCGCTTCGACGAGCTGTACCCGACCCCGTACGAGGCTGTCGCTGCCCTTCCCGAGGAGACAGACCGCTGA
- a CDS encoding phosphotransferase family protein — MISGSSGGAGGNSAEFTAETLAPVLREACSSAGLDSSGAELLRLGSNAVYRLPMSPIIVRIARDPSVRVEMDRAVKVARWLETENFPATRVPARVAQPLVVRGRVVTFWESVQENEEYATVGELADLLRRLHWLEEPESLGLPYFDPLAKLTASLEGLDGIAGEDREFLEARAAGLAKDYDRLDFVLPFGMIHGDANIGNVLRHRDGHAVFIDLDGLTLAPREWDLILTALYYDRYGWHSKAEYAEFVHRYGFDLMNWPGYETLADLRELMMVAWLGHQVATSERSADEFGRRLRALRTGGSRKDWRPF; from the coding sequence ATGATCTCGGGCAGCAGCGGGGGAGCGGGCGGCAACAGCGCGGAGTTCACCGCGGAGACACTGGCCCCCGTCCTTCGAGAGGCCTGCTCGTCGGCTGGACTCGACTCCAGTGGAGCCGAGTTGCTGCGCCTGGGGTCGAACGCGGTGTACCGCCTGCCCATGTCACCCATCATCGTGCGCATCGCACGCGATCCGTCGGTACGCGTGGAGATGGACCGGGCGGTGAAGGTGGCACGCTGGCTGGAGACCGAGAACTTCCCGGCCACGCGCGTGCCGGCGCGTGTCGCTCAGCCGCTAGTCGTCCGCGGCCGAGTGGTGACCTTCTGGGAGAGCGTTCAGGAGAACGAGGAGTACGCCACCGTCGGCGAACTGGCCGACCTGCTGCGCCGCCTCCACTGGCTCGAAGAGCCGGAGTCTCTCGGCCTGCCGTACTTCGATCCGCTGGCCAAGCTGACGGCGTCCCTCGAAGGACTGGACGGCATCGCGGGGGAGGACCGCGAGTTCCTGGAGGCGCGAGCGGCTGGGCTCGCCAAGGATTACGACCGCCTGGACTTCGTTCTCCCCTTCGGGATGATCCACGGAGACGCCAACATCGGGAACGTCCTCCGCCACCGGGACGGCCACGCGGTCTTCATCGACCTGGACGGTCTCACACTCGCCCCACGCGAGTGGGACCTGATCCTGACGGCGCTCTACTACGACCGCTACGGCTGGCACTCGAAAGCGGAGTACGCGGAGTTCGTCCACCGGTACGGCTTCGATCTGATGAACTGGCCTGGCTACGAGACCCTGGCCGACCTGCGGGAGCTGATGATGGTGGCGTGGCTCGGTCACCAGGTCGCTACCAGCGAGCGCTCCGCGGATGAGTTCGGCCGGCGTCTGCGTGCTCTGCGGACGGGCGGAAGCCGGAAGGACTGGCGGCCCTTCTGA
- a CDS encoding DUF5958 family protein — MYTHEVILNELAQELRSVDEGVEWFKGLSEGDQRRALHALVLFCGQSSMAAAKRH, encoded by the coding sequence GTGTACACACACGAGGTGATCCTGAACGAACTCGCGCAGGAGCTCAGATCTGTGGACGAGGGCGTCGAGTGGTTCAAGGGTCTCTCAGAGGGGGACCAACGCAGGGCCCTACATGCACTGGTGCTGTTCTGCGGGCAGTCGTCGATGGCCGCTGCCAAGCGGCACTGA
- a CDS encoding papain-like cysteine protease family protein: MRLSLSPRRRRRWAVALALSASVGLLTPSVASASSSPSPGHAAPPSTLARSAVGGGSSSSSSATQAEWTWRRLNISMQAQQLSNWCWAATGDTVAEYYGHDYSQNQFCNLAFGRAVNSSCPNSQATLGNDQRAFSSMGINPGRYVDGYLNYDTITREIDADRPVMSRIQWQSGGGHMLTVYGYDVSKNWVYWGDPWPSSNRYNWATYGYYVNNGSFFWTHSLYGIGA, from the coding sequence ATGCGCTTGTCCCTGTCCCCACGGAGACGGCGGCGGTGGGCCGTCGCGCTCGCGCTCTCCGCGAGCGTCGGGCTGCTCACCCCGTCGGTGGCGTCGGCGTCGTCTTCGCCGTCCCCCGGCCACGCGGCGCCACCGTCCACCCTCGCTCGCTCGGCGGTCGGCGGCGGCAGCAGCAGCAGCAGCAGCGCCACCCAGGCCGAGTGGACCTGGCGCCGGCTGAACATCTCCATGCAGGCCCAGCAGTTGAGCAACTGGTGCTGGGCCGCGACGGGCGACACCGTCGCGGAGTACTACGGCCACGACTACTCGCAGAACCAGTTCTGCAACCTCGCCTTCGGCCGGGCCGTGAACAGCTCCTGCCCCAACTCGCAGGCCACCCTCGGCAACGACCAGCGGGCGTTCAGCTCGATGGGCATCAACCCGGGCCGGTACGTCGACGGCTACCTCAACTACGACACGATCACCCGGGAGATAGACGCTGACCGCCCCGTGATGTCGCGGATCCAGTGGCAGTCCGGCGGCGGTCACATGCTGACCGTGTACGGCTACGACGTCAGCAAGAACTGGGTGTACTGGGGCGATCCCTGGCCGTCGAGCAACCGCTACAACTGGGCCACCTACGGCTACTACGTCAACAACGGCTCCTTCTTCTGGACCCACTCCCTCTACGGAATCGGAGCGTGA
- a CDS encoding nitroreductase family protein produces the protein MRQHTHPFVPYRPDRYDEAEMIRRGRDFVSFVDRRRSVRFFSDEPVPRECVDLAVAAANTAPSGAHFQPWKFAVIGDAETKHRIRLAAEEEERVNYEGGRIPPEWRAALARLETDSDKGFLDVVPWIVVCFAEKSTAMPDGSLRKNYYVNESVGIACGLFITALHAMGLSTLTHTPNPMAFLTRICERPGNERPYILFPVGYAAPDCEVPDLARKPLAEAITEPPR, from the coding sequence GTGAGGCAGCACACGCACCCGTTCGTCCCCTACCGCCCCGACCGGTACGACGAGGCCGAAATGATCCGGCGGGGGCGGGACTTCGTGTCGTTCGTCGACCGCAGGCGCAGCGTGCGGTTCTTCAGCGACGAGCCGGTCCCGCGCGAGTGCGTCGACCTCGCCGTCGCCGCGGCCAACACCGCACCCTCCGGCGCCCACTTCCAGCCGTGGAAGTTCGCCGTGATCGGCGACGCCGAGACCAAGCACCGCATCCGTCTCGCCGCCGAGGAGGAGGAACGGGTCAACTACGAGGGCGGACGCATCCCGCCCGAGTGGCGCGCCGCGCTCGCCCGCCTCGAAACGGACTCCGACAAGGGCTTCCTCGACGTCGTACCGTGGATCGTGGTCTGCTTCGCCGAGAAGAGCACCGCGATGCCGGACGGTTCGCTGCGCAAGAACTACTACGTGAACGAGAGCGTGGGCATCGCCTGCGGCCTCTTCATCACCGCCCTGCACGCGATGGGCCTGAGCACCCTCACCCACACGCCCAACCCGATGGCCTTCCTCACCAGGATCTGCGAACGCCCCGGCAACGAACGCCCCTACATCCTCTTCCCCGTCGGCTACGCGGCGCCCGACTGCGAGGTCCCGGACCTGGCCCGCAAGCCCCTGGCGGAGGCGATCACCGAGCCCCCGCGCTGA
- a CDS encoding Lrp/AsnC family transcriptional regulator — protein MARQGLDQLDGRMLRLLRERPREGLLEIARRLGVARGTLQARLDRLTGSGVVTGYGPDMDVAALGHVVQAFTTFEVDQPAREAIAARLRAVPQILEAHVVTGPGDIWCRIAGTSNQHVQQVIDQVLEVPGVRRSTTVIALSAVVPYRVQPLVDEVSGLSEPRLG, from the coding sequence GTGGCACGACAGGGGCTCGACCAGCTCGACGGCCGGATGCTGCGGCTGCTCCGGGAGCGTCCACGTGAGGGCCTGCTGGAGATCGCCCGCCGGCTCGGCGTCGCCCGCGGCACCTTGCAGGCCCGGCTCGACCGGCTGACCGGTTCCGGCGTGGTGACCGGTTACGGCCCGGACATGGACGTCGCCGCCCTCGGGCACGTGGTCCAGGCGTTCACGACGTTCGAGGTGGACCAGCCCGCCCGCGAGGCCATCGCGGCGCGCCTGCGGGCCGTTCCGCAGATCCTGGAGGCGCACGTGGTGACCGGCCCCGGCGACATCTGGTGCCGTATCGCGGGCACGAGCAACCAGCACGTGCAGCAGGTGATCGACCAGGTGCTCGAGGTGCCGGGGGTCCGGCGCAGTACGACGGTCATCGCCCTCAGCGCCGTCGTCCCCTACCGCGTCCAGCCCTTGGTCGACGAGGTGTCCGGCCTGTCGGAGCCACGCCTGGGCTGA
- a CDS encoding patatin-like phospholipase family protein — protein MGGVEDVADTALVLGGGGLTAYGWQIGVLAGLADAGVDLTDADVLAGTSAGSLLALDLARGSAPADLYKEQLDGERAMMDVDFTFGMTVRYLWAALGSRDPETVVGRLGRLALSVRDVPQSAVFDAIGAQLPVRDWPDRTVRMFAVDALTGEPTAFDADSGVDLLHAMSATCALPPLFPPIGIGAGRWMDGGVRSTTNADLVDDCARVVVLAPVPKGAGASPSARTQAETLASRGARVALLTPDRAARRAFGRNALDASRIPGAAREGRRQGAAHAGRIGEIWQG, from the coding sequence ATGGGAGGGGTGGAGGACGTGGCGGACACGGCGCTGGTGCTGGGTGGGGGCGGTCTGACCGCGTACGGATGGCAGATCGGCGTCCTGGCCGGGCTGGCCGACGCGGGGGTGGACCTCACGGACGCCGACGTCCTCGCGGGCACGTCGGCGGGTTCGCTGCTGGCCCTCGACCTGGCCAGGGGTTCGGCCCCGGCCGACCTCTACAAGGAGCAGCTCGACGGTGAACGCGCCATGATGGACGTGGACTTCACCTTCGGCATGACGGTCAGGTACCTGTGGGCCGCGCTGGGCTCGCGCGACCCGGAGACGGTGGTCGGGCGCCTCGGCCGGCTGGCGCTCTCCGTGCGCGACGTGCCGCAGAGCGCGGTCTTCGACGCCATCGGCGCCCAACTGCCCGTGCGGGACTGGCCGGACAGGACCGTCCGGATGTTCGCCGTCGACGCGCTCACCGGTGAACCGACCGCCTTCGACGCCGACAGCGGGGTCGACCTGCTGCACGCCATGTCGGCGACCTGCGCACTGCCGCCCCTCTTCCCGCCGATCGGCATCGGTGCGGGCCGTTGGATGGACGGCGGCGTCCGCTCCACGACCAACGCCGACCTCGTCGACGACTGCGCGCGCGTCGTCGTGCTGGCCCCGGTCCCCAAGGGCGCGGGAGCGAGCCCGAGCGCGCGGACCCAGGCCGAGACCCTCGCCTCGCGCGGCGCCCGGGTCGCCCTGCTGACCCCCGACCGGGCGGCCCGCCGCGCCTTCGGCCGCAACGCCCTGGACGCCTCCCGCATCCCCGGGGCGGCGCGGGAGGGCCGACGCCAGGGCGCGGCCCACGCGGGACGCATCGGGGAGATCTGGCAGGGCTGA